A DNA window from Macadamia integrifolia cultivar HAES 741 chromosome 4, SCU_Mint_v3, whole genome shotgun sequence contains the following coding sequences:
- the LOC122075713 gene encoding uncharacterized protein LOC122075713, with the protein MDRNGNGDEENSQRASMRPRSRVDPFLIVCKCFSVVVSLTAILCIAVNVYSAVVSFKNGSDVFDGIFRCYAVAIAFFVVLAETEWGFIFKFWRMLEYWAGRGMLQIFVAVMTRAFPDTSGKQNYLVLLQNIASYLLLACGAIYVISGILCIGFLKRARQNKEITREQAAKDLEELEQRREELEALLLLQERA; encoded by the exons ATGGACAGGAACGGAAATGGAGATGAAGAGAACTCGCAGAGAGCTTCTATGAGACCTAGGTCAAGAGTGGACCCTTTCTTGATCGTCTGCAAATGCTTCAGCGTCGTGGTTTCCTTAACGGCAATTCTCTGCATTGCCGTCAATGTTTACTCTGCCGTGGTATCTTTCAAGAATGGATCCGAT GTTTTCGATGGGATTTTCCGTTGCTATGCTGTTGCTATTGCGTTTTTTGTCGTTCTCGCAGAAACCGAATGGGGGTTCATCTTCAAGTTCTGGAGA ATGTTGGAGTATTGGGCTGGTAGGGGCATGCTGCAGATCTT CGTAGCTGTCATGACAAGAGCTTTCCCTGATACTAGTGGAAAGCAGAATTATCTGGTGCTGCTTCAAAATATAGCAAGCTATCTGCTTCTTGCATGTGGTGCAATCTATGTTATTTCG GGTATCCTTTGCATCGGCTTTCTTAAACGTGCTCGCCAGAACAAAGAAATTACAAGGGAGCAAGCTGCGAAAGATCTGGAG GAATTGGAGCAGCGAAGGGAGGAGCTTGAAGCATTATTGCTACTCCAAGAAAGGGCTTGA